In one Amia ocellicauda isolate fAmiCal2 chromosome 2, fAmiCal2.hap1, whole genome shotgun sequence genomic region, the following are encoded:
- the bhlhe22 gene encoding class E basic helix-loop-helix protein 22: MERSMNINGAEGDLFHKTLSAVSGKKMDSFRAAAGIELPSRDRQSPINCFDHTDSDPIQPGGLGGGRSGGLGLPTGSLCAKYGESGNRTSAAESSGGEQSPDDDSDDRCEMVLMADGRTVASGGKPEGSGGKKNKEQKLLRLNINARERRRMHDLNDALDELRAVIPYAHSPSVRKLSKIATLLLAKNYILMQAQALEEMRRLVAYLNQGQAISAASLPATTALTPGLGAYEQPPGYPFPTGVAASSCPDKCALFNNVTSSLCKQCTDKP; the protein is encoded by the coding sequence ATGGAGAGGAGTATGAACATTAACGGAGCAGAAGGGGACCTGTTCCACAAaactctcagtgctgtctcggGCAAAAAAATGGACTCTTTCCGAGCTGCTGCTGGTATCGAGCTGCCTTCCCGGGATCGCCAGTCCCCGATCAACTGTTTCGATCACACCGACTCCGATCCCATTCAGCCTGGAGGACTAGGCGGCGGTCGCAGTGGCGGGCTGGGTCTTCCGACCGGATCTTTGTGTGCCAAGTACGGGGAAAGTGGCAACAGGACGTCGGCGGCGGAGAGCAGTGGTGGGGAGCAGAGCCCGGACGATGACAGCGACGACAGGTGTGAGATGGTGCTCATGGCAGACGGGAGGACAGTGGCGTCGGGGGGCAAACCTGAAGGCTCCGGaggtaagaaaaacaaagagcaGAAACTACTGAGGCTGAACATCAACGCccgggagaggaggaggatgcACGACCTGAACGACGCGCTGGACGAGCTGAGAGCGGTGATCCCCTACGCGCACAGCCCCTCTGTGCGGAAACTCTCCAAAATTGCCACTTTGCTACTCGCCAAAAATTACATCCTCATGCAGGCACAGGCACTGGAAGAGATGCGAAGGCTGGTTGCATACCTCAATCAAGGCCAGGCTATTTCTGCAGCCTCCCTGCCTGCAACCACAGCCCTCACCCCGGGCTTGGGTGCCTATGAGCAACCGCCCGGGTACCCTTTCCCTACCGGAGTCGCAGCCTCCTCCTGTCCCGACAAATGTGCCCTTTTCAACAACGTCACCTCCAGCCTCTGTAAACAGTGCACTGATAAGCCTTAA
- the cyp7b1 gene encoding cytochrome P450 7B1 — translation MLGTAVTSLLGLSLMFLLYTVLGRKRRPGEPPIIKGWIPYIGNALEFGKNAQIFLNAQKNKYGDIFTVYIAGKYITFIMDPVLYPYVIKHGKQLDFHEFADQVSPMTFGYPPIRNQKFPGMDESIHRFYQLLKGDHLTSLTENMRRNLVYLFQQDYLSREASWRTENLYSFCHKIMFEVTFLTMYGKPVHTNRHVDMAAVRENFVKFDAMFPLLIARIPIAFLGATKKIREDLISFFLPQRMSEWMGPSTFVQSRIELFEQYESLGDMDKAAHHFAILWASVGNTVPATFWTVYYLVRHPEALSLVRAEIQRVVHLTGEEAGHGNGITLTREQLDSLRYLGSAINESLRLSSASINIRVAQEDFTLMFEKDQSIAVRKGDLIALYPQCMHMDPEIFEDPETYKFDRFIEDGKEKTNFYKHGQKLKYYWMPFGSGNTKCPGRYFAIYEIKQFVTLLLLQFDIEIVPGERQVKLDHSRAGLGILPPDSDVCFRYKARNF, via the exons GAGACCGGGGGAACCTCCAATTATTAAAGGGTGGATTCCTTATATTGGCAATGCTCTGGAGTTTGGAAAAAATGCCCAAATATTTCTTAATGCTCAAAAGAACAAATATGGTGACATCTTTACTGTCTATATTGCTG GTAAATACATTACTTTCATCATGGACCCTGTACTTTATCCATATGTCATTAAGCATGGGAAACAATTGGATTTCCATGAGTTCGCTGACCAAGTGTCTCCAATGACATTTGGTTATCCACCCATCCGAAACCAGAAGTTCCCTGGAATGGATGAGAGCATACATAGGTTCTATCAGTTACTGAAGGGGGACCATCTGACCTCCCTTACTGAGAACATGAGGAGGAATCTGGTATATCTGTTTCAGCAAGACTATCTGAGTAGAGAAGCAAGCTGGAGGACCGAGAACTTGTATTCGTTCTGCCATAAGATCATGTTCGAGGTCACTTTCTTGACAATGTATGGGAAGCCAGTCCACACTAACAGACATGTGGATATGGCTGCTGTGAGAGAGAACTTTGTGAAGTTTGATGCAATGTTTCCATTGTTAATCGCAAGAATTCCTATTGCATTCCTGGGAGCGACCAAGAAAATCCGAGAGGACTTGATCAGTTTCTTTTTGCCCCAGCGAATGTCAGAATGGATGGGACCATCAACATTTGTTCAGAGCAGAATAGAGCTCTTTGAACAGTATGAATCCCTTGGAGACATGGACAAAGCTg cacatcattTTGCCATTCTGTGGGCCTCTGTTGGAAACACAGTTCCAGCCACATTCTGGACTGTGTACTACCTAGTGAGGCACCCAGAAGCCCTTTCTCTCGTGCGTGCGGAAATCCAGCGTGTTGTGCACTTGACAGGTGAAGAAGCAGGTCACGGCAATGGCATTACCCTCACCAGAGAACAATTAGACAGCCTGCGCTATTTAg GAAGTGCAATAAATGAAAGCCTGCGTCTGTCTTCAGCCTCTATCAACATCCGTGTGGCCCAGGAAGACTTCACTCTGATGTTTGAAAAGGACCAGTCCATCGCTGTGAGAAAAGGAGATCTCATAGCCCTCTATCCCCAGTGCATGCACATGGATCCAGAGATCTTTGAAGACCCAGAG ACTTACAAGTTTGACCGATTTATTGAAGATGGGAAAGAAAAGACCAACTTCTACAAGCATGGCCAGAAACTGAAGTATTATTGGATGCCATTTGGTTCTGGAAATACTAAGTGTCCAGGCAGGTATTTTGCAATATATGAAATAAAGCAGTTTGTCACGCTATTGTTGCTGCAATTTGATATTGAAATTGTTCCTGGAGAGAGGCAAGTCAAACTAGACCACAGTCGTGCAGGACTTGGTATCCTGCCACCTGATTCTGATGTCTGTTTCCGATATAAAGCTAGGAATTTTTAA